The sequence below is a genomic window from Silene latifolia isolate original U9 population chromosome 7, ASM4854445v1, whole genome shotgun sequence.
TTCAGCAAGACTTATTACTTTTTTTGTATTTGTCACCGATAGTTTAGTCTAGATAAAAGATAATATTCGGCAACAAAAGAAACATCACAATACGTACTAGAACATAGACTTACCCAGATAAGGTACGTAGAACTAACGTTGAAAAGCTTGGTACAAAAAATATCCTAAATGACACTTTTTGTGATCTTGATCTAAAAatgttttattgtaatttttcttatatatataaatcgttttattgttgtaaaaaaaaaaaaaatctaaaaatgTTTAAAATGGTGCGGCTCTTCACCTTTATAGGCTTGTGGCTTGTCTCACATTCTCACCAACACAAAGAAGAAAAGATTTAAGGGTTTGAATTTTATTAAATGATTAAGCAAATATATAGTTAGTTTAATTTACGTAGTCCGTTTACTATATTTAGACAGGCGTGGGTTACTTGGAGAACACTATGTTGATAATGGCAACTTCGTGTTTACACCCTCCGGACTAACTATTTTAGTTGATAGTTGTTATTACGCGCAATCGACCTATCATTATTGATACAACGGGTTAAATTGACCATTTTATAATAAATAGTAATCATTTTAAATTCCACTTTTAAAAGTTAATGACCATTTTATAATAAATAGTAATCATTTTAAATTCCACTTTTAAAAGTTAATTAACGAACCTGGGAAGGAGGTATACTAGGTCAATCAACGAACCTAGGAAGGGGGGTATAGTAGTTGACCCCTAGAGACGTTCGCCTTATCAGATCATCCTAGCAACTCGTTACTTGGGAGTCTTAAGCGTATATTGGGTATGCCTGAGTGAAATCGGACCATAGGCTTTCCTTATTATTGAATTTGTCtttacatttcatttagttaattaCTTGCATTTGTCTTTATTTAGTATTacttgcatttcatttagttaattagtttattagacaaaataaCCTTCACTTTTATCGGCTTAGCTAAAACTCTTGGATTAAAATCAACTACTAAATTACTAATCCGTTGCTACACCATAAGGGGTACCGTGACTACCGTACGGTTTAAAATATCTCAACAGTTTCAGAGCCTTACAAATTGATATCAAACCCATAACGTGCAGGTTTTACTCATGCACCGGAATAAAGACAACCCAAACATACACTTGACAGGATATTGACTTGATGAGTATTAAACTGCATGCGATATGCAGGCATTGCATAAAATATAGACGATACCCAACTGCTAGTAGGATACGCTGAGACGGTATACAGAAACCGCCTGACTTGAGTATTAAACCGACAGCTTGTATTAAACTACATTAACGGAACCAAACTGAACAACTACATGAGAAGATTTGCAGGCATGACATAAGATTTAAGCAAGATGCCGATTGCCAGCATGCATAAACTACTACATTTAGGTACCAAGTCACTGTAATGCTAACAATCATTGAGTTCACAATTTTTAATGATACTTTGCAATAATTTAACAAAaaataaattgatttttgataGGCCAAATACTAGGTCGCTAAATACTAGAATTagactaccaaattaacaatttatactatactctagattactccaattgataaagcaatatagtgcaagtaagggtcgatcccaagagaaggtcttttaaactaattacttgaattgtaaactattgaatactaATGACAAGTGTATATATTAAGGAATATACGAAGATCTCGTGATAATATCTCGTAtcttatattgtatatattgttagCTTAAGCTCCAAGCACATTCCCTTTGTATTACCTCATACGTATCTTCACTTTCCTAATTCATGTAACCCTAGTCATTAGGTCTTCATATAAATACTCATGTAATATGCTTTGTTATAATCAAGTCAATATAATACAAACTCTATTTCTCACATGGTATCGAGCCTATAATCGATCTTCAtccttctcaatttttttttttcctactCACACAAATTCCTTCATCATGTCGGGCAGTGGTTCATTCATCCCCAATTCCGCGGATGCTTCCTCCCCTTTTATCATCGTCAATTTTTCCCAATGCCCCGAATTAACTCCACAAAATTACCGAGCCTGGTCGACACAAATTGAAGATTTGCTCCTAGGTTACGATCTTATCAAGTTTGTGGACGGTTCTCACCCTCCACCACCCAAGACCATTGTGGCTGATATGAAAGAAACGACCAACCCTGCTTACTCCACTTGGCTCCGTCAAGATAAATTTATCGGTGCCCTGCCCTTCGTGGTACTATCTCCAAAAGCATTACTCCTCTACTCCTCCAAGCCAAAACTTCGCGTGATATTTGGATGCTCCTTGCGTCCACCTATGCCAACACGTCCCGTGGTCATTTTTTACAGGTCAAGAATCGTCTTCGTCGCATCACCAAGACGACTCAAGACATAACTGAATATATGCAGGCCATTAAAGCCGCCACGGACGAGTTAGCTCACATGGGGAAACCCATGGACAATGAAGACATCATTGCCCAAGTTATCGAAGGACTCGACTATTCAACTTACAGACCTGTCATTGAAGCTGTACGAGCAAGGGACACACTTATCACCTTTGACGCCTTACACGAGAAACTCCTCCAACATGATCTCCTAAACCCCCATCCTACTGATGCTGCACCAAACCTCCCCACCACAGCCCTCACTGCTGCCTACCGTCCTTACAACCGACCCCCACCCAAGTCCACCACCACTGCTGGTATCCTACCCCCACCAAATACCCAACAATCCACCTCCCCATCCTCTAACCAAGCCCCTTTTAAAGGCAAGTGTCAATGGTGCCATTACCAGGGACACTACCTATCCCTCTGTTCAGATTTTAAGCGTCAATTCCCCCATATTACTGTCCCCCCTCGCCCTAGCTACAAACCCAAAACCACCCAAACTCCTCAACTAAACACTGCTGCAACATCGACTGCCACACCTGCCTCTGCTCGTCCTTGGATACTTGACAGCGGCGCCACACATCACATCACCCATGACCTTGACACACTTGCTCTTCATGCCCCATATGATGGAATAGACGATCTTATCATAGGAGACGTCACCTCTCTCCCTATCCAAAATATTGGTTCTTTCTCTTTTCATACTGCTTCTTCCAAAATTAATTTTAACAATGTCTTACATGTTCCGTCTATATCTCGTAACATTCTTTCTATCTCTCAATTATGCCTTGATAATAATGCTATCGCTCTCTTCTCACACTCTGCCTTTTATCTTAAGGAACGGACCTCCGGAGCAATTCTGCTTGAAGGCCGCAATGTTTCAGGGCTTTATGAATGGCTGCCTCCCTCTTCTCCTGTAGCTCTCGTTGGTGCCGTCCCCTCCATCTCCACCTGGCATCATCGTCTTGGTCACCCGTCTACCTCTATCATTAAGCTCATTAGTCAACAGTTTGATTTATCTATTAATTCTATTTCTTCTTTTACGCACTGTAATCCTTGCAATATCAATAAAAGTCATAAATTACCCTTTGCTCTCTCCACACTGTCATCTTCTTCTCCTTTGGAACTTGCTTTTTCGGATGTATGGACTTCGCCTCATTACTCACTCGATAAATTCAAGTACTATGTTATCTTTGTGGATCATTTTACCAAATACATCTGGCTATACCCACTCAAAATCGCAAATCCGACACTCTTGCTGTTTTCACTCGCTTCCGCTCTTTAGTCGAAAAATTCTTTAATCGACCTCTCCTCCAATTATATTCAGATAATGGGGGCGAATACACCAAACTCGCTCCTCTCATTGCATCCTTAGGCATCACTCACCTCACATCTCCTCCCCACACCCCGGAACATAATGGCTATGCGGAGAGAAGACATCGTCACATAGTTGAAACGGGTCTCTCTCTTCTTACCCATGCCGGATTACCTCCCACCTCACTGGTCATATGCTTTTGTCACATGACCACTTATTTGATCAACAGACTCCCTACACCATCCTTACAAAACTCCTCTCCTTATCTTAAATTATTCCAAAAAGCTCCAAACTATCAAAAGCTTCGAAGCTTTGGGTGTTTGTGTTACCCTTGGCTTCGCCCTTATACCTCCAATAAACTGGAACCTCGCtccaaaccttgcatttttgtgGGATATTCATCGTCACAAAGTGCATACCATTGTCTTGAACCTACCACACACCGAGTCTATACATCCCGACATGTCAAGTTCGTCGAGAATGTATACCCGTATGCTCAAATCTGCAACTCCCCTGCTGCTTTGCCGGATGTCACCTCTTGGTGCTCTTTCTCGCTGCCAGTTATTCTCCCTTCAAATCCCGACCCTGACATACCCACCACACCACCAGCAACTCCCACTCACCCTTCTCCTAACCACTCCCCTGTTTCCACTCCCGAGTCCTCCCCTGCATCAACAACCGActcttcctcctccactcccacaTCTGCCAGCTCCTCTTCCCCCTCTCCTTCTCCTCCACcccctcctcctccccctcccTGTCACACCCATGGCACACGCCTATCCCACAATATTCGCAAGCCCAATCCCAAATATGCTAAGCTTGCTCATGTTCCTTCCCCTTCCCACACCCCCACCACTGTAAAACAGGCTCTTGCCGACCCGAATTGGCGTGAAGCTATGTTACAAGAATACTCTGCCCTTCTCAAAAATAAAACCTGGTCACTTGTTCCCTCCACTCCCTCCTACAATGTCATAGGTTGCAAATGGATTTTTCGGATAAAATATAATCCGGACAATTCAATTGCCAAGTACAAAGCTCGCCTAGTCGCCAAGGGTTTCAACCAGCGCCCGGGCATCGACTATTCTGAGACATTCAGTCCGGTCGTCAAGCCGGCCACTGTCCGTCTCATCCTCTCTCTTGCAGTCACTCGTAGCTGGTCTCTTAAACACCTTGACATAAATAATGCCTTCCTACAAGGGTCTCTCACTGACACCGTTTTCATGTCCCAACCTCCGGGTTTTGTAGATGCTTCATTCCCGTCCCATGTGTGTCGTCTGTCCAAAGCCATTTATGGCCTCAAACAGGCCCCTCGCGCGTGGTACACTGAACTTACTAATTATCTCCTCTCCTACGGTTTTCGACAATCCTGCTCGGACCCGTCTCTGTTTATCTATCAACATTCCGCTGCTCTCATTTATCTACtggtttatgtcgatgacattattatAACCGGTCCAAATTCCACCTCTCTTTCGTCCTTCCTTACATCTTTCTCTACCCGTTTCTCCTTGAAGGATCTTGGTTTTCCATCATACTTTTTGGGCATAGAAGTTACTCCCTCCCCCACCGGTCTTACCCTTACTCAAACCAAATATCTCCATGATCTGCTTGCTCGGTTTCACATGGCAGATTGCAAGCCATCCCCCACACCACAATCCTCTTACCCACCCCTTACCTCTAACTGTGGCGCACTTATCACCAATGTCACTGAATATCGAGCTATCATTGGCTCCCTTCAGTACTTATCCCTTACCCGTCCTGACATAGCCTTCTCTGTTAACAAACTAGCGCAATTTATGCAGTCCCCTTGTACAGCTCACTGGCAGGCACTTAAGCGTCTCCTACGGTACCTCAATGGCACCTTACATGCTGGGCTTCCTTTGTTTCGTGACTCTCCACTGCTTCTCCATTGCTATTGTGATGCGGATCATGCCGGTGACAACGATAACTATGTCTCCACCTCGGGTTATCTTGTTTACTTGGGCAAGAATCCTATATCATGGGTGTCTCGTAAGCAACGAACTCTAGCTCGTTCCACCACTGAGGCTGAGTTTCGCGCCATTTCTGATGCCTCGGCCGAGTTGATTTGGGTGCAAAACCTCCTGCAGGAATTGGGTGTTACTTCCGTTGCTCCCCCAGTGATTTTCTGTGACAATTTAGGTGCTACCCAATATTCCGTCAATCCCGTCTTCCATTCTCGTATGAAGCACGTTGCTCTTGCTTTTCATTTTGTCAAGGAACAGGTAGCTAAAGGGTTGTTACGTGTTTCTCACATTTCGGGTTCCGATCAACTTGCTGATATCCTTACCAAGCCGTTGCCTCGTCCCCGGTTTTACTCATTGCTTCTCAAGCTTGGCCTTTCCTTTGGATCGTCCAGCTTGCGGGGGCGTATTAAGGAATATACGAAGATCTCGTGATAATATCTCGTAtcttatattgtatatattgttagCTTAAGCTCCAAGCACATTCCCTTTGTATTACCTCATACGTATCTTCACTTTCCTAATTCATGTAACCCTAGTCATTAGGTCTTCATATAAATACTCATGTAATATGCTTTGTTATAATCAAGTCAATATAATACAAACTCTATTTCTCACAgtataaacaaacaatggttatcaacaatgacaaacaatagatgaacatagataaagggggggttttgagttgattggtaacatgaaaacaaagtaaagttgcaatctttttctaacaagcaatatgacaaacacttggtgagtaagaAAATTCAATATTAAGGGGGACTTGGTGTAACAAGGCTCAACAACTACTTCCTAAGCATAAAGATCCTCTCTTTTCCTTCCCTCAACAATTACTCAACTACTAATGTAAGATAATGACTACTTACTCCTAAGCTAGAGTAGTTGGTCCTACTAATATGGTCACCTAATTGAAAACCACAACAAGGTTTGCATAAAAGAGCATTAAgaacaaaagccaaacaaaagtACCAAGATTAATCCTTTAGGAGGCTTAATCCAACTATCCCAAGGAGCAACATACAAGTTCCACTCACAAAGATACAAACTTTAATCCAACTTCATAAAGATGCAAGCTTGCTACAAGGATTGCAATAGTAAGATGATTAACATGCAAGGTTCATGACTCCTAACATAGTAACAtccaacataaacaatgaaatcaAGGAAACATGTAATAATTATTGAGGAAAGGTTAAGAGGTTCTTACAAACTTAAGGAGAGTAGTGTCTCACCAAATTACACCAAGAAAAAGGTCTAGCCTTCCATAACCATGGATGAATCCAAGAGTTGTGGAAAGATTGACATGAAAATCCAATGAAAGCTTACAACTTTTACCCAAATACTAAATATTCTTCTCTTACAAGTCTTTTGTGAATTGCTAATAATTAGGAGATTAGATGATAATAGGAGAGTTCAAAACATGGGGTATATATATGGCTGCACTCCTTTCTAGGTTAAAGACCGAGATGGGCCTTCAACTTCCACAAAACACGGCTCTTAAATTTCGCGAGACAGACCAAACCGCAGGCTCCGGCCTGGACCGCAGGCTCCGGCGGATACCGCATGCTCCGGTGTGGACCGCAGGCTGCGGTTGGGGTCTGATGATTTTTCCTCATTTGCTTGTCATCACCTTGATCCCCCTTTGTCTTGGTTCCGTTGGTAAAGGGTTCTAAACGATGAATCTATCCCATTCCTTTGAGCTTGGGTCGGGACTTTGGAAGCTTGTCTCGACCTTGACTTGTTGACCGCTCGGCTTTGACTTTGGTTGACTTTTTAAGTTGACTTCGCGCCTTTGTATCCTATAAATCATAGCTAACTCAAGCAAGCAATCAAACCAAAACTTCCTTATTTCAATGACAAAACACTCCATTTGGCCACTTAGATTACCTAACAACACTTAATTGACTCGACTCTATTTGACGCTATCAAatacccccacacttagacttttactcgtcccgagtaaaaccCGAAACAAGCAATTGCCGAAGTCCAAGAACTAGTGTAGGCGCAATTGACCACTCTTCCCTCACTACAACCTTCTTATAACTCCCTCTTAGACAATCCACCAATTGAAACGAAAAATCTAGACTCAAAGTTTTACACACTCTCTTCTCTCACTCCCCCTCCTTATTACTCCCTCTTACAAAGACACGACATACCACCAACTCCGACTCATTacgcaactccacccttcttatatcaccaacaAGAGGTGGCAACTCTCACCTTATCCCAAGGTGGAAGCAAAGTGGCCTAAGCAACTCCTAAATCATCCTATTACACcacttatatcacccccttatcactccaagcaaagtatgatcatgctacttggttggccacaCTCCTATGCAAATCAACAACCAAAGTAGCCAAAACAAAAATCCACCAATTTGGGACAAGTATTTGTGACTCAAAATGAAATTAAATTCTAATCTAGcgtccttccaagaccctccttatcactcccttcttatccctccatctttttggtggtgcatttttcaatttttttgttgaaaatccctcattttgcctaaagtgccctttcgggttttcaccttagcttgtcctttcctctcatggtggctcgcaactcatttcttcattttgcccggaatgccctttcgggttttcatcccgtcctcggccacctttcccaatcttgcctaggcgcccacccttgtgggttttcacctagccgggattttcgttttttttttttttttttttttttttttttttttagcattaaACAACAAGAAGTTTACATATATTACAATTCAAAATCCTCCCCCACACTTACattccacattgtcctcaatgtggaggagtcaCAAACTTTTTCTTCAAGAATGAGAACCCGAGGCACCCCCTTGATCATGGGTGCCTTGGTTCTTCCACCTTCTTTCTCTTGCTTGCCTCACTCTCTTGGCCCTTTCATAGGCCTCCTCAACTTGCGGCTCGGTGATTGTTTGGTGAAATTGGGGGTCATTTTGGTGAAGGGTCATACCGAAATGGCCACGGATGAGGCCAAGAGAGTCCTCTTGAGCTTGAGCATCTTCAAAGGAGTCTTCAACATATTGGTGGTGCCTCTCATTTTGCACCCCGAATTGTTGAGTTGCTTGCTCTCGCCATGCATTTTGGGCCCTCCACATGGCTTGTTGTTCTTCCATGTActtggcttgttgttgttgccaagcataGGCCTCATCTTGCCTTTTAGCCATCTCTTGAAGCATTTTCATTTGGGCCTTTTCGGCCTCCGCACTCAAGCGTTGGTGCTCCATGCTAGCCACCCTCCATTGATCTAAACTTTCAAGCCTTggcgtttgttgttgttgccaagcccGGTTTTCTTCCACCCTTCCACTAATAGTGGCAAAAACCTCCCTTGTATCTTTGAAGTAGTCATACATAGTTTGTTGCCAAGGGGCAACCGGGGTAGAGCTTCCCCCCGCTTCATACATAGGGGTGTCTTGATGGGTGGTGTGAGTAGAGAAGGGGGGTTGGTGGGAAGTACTCTCAAGGTGGTGAACCTCATGTTCCCCTTctcttctttcttcttctcttcctttTTGACTTTGAGCTAACAAGTTGGGTGCCTCCGGATCGGGATGGCAAAAGAATTCACGTGCCATGTGCCCGCTTGGTAGTGGGGAGCGTGGTGGCCTAGGGAGAATTAGGTAGCCTTGTTCATGTGCTCCCAACCATATTCCTCTCAAGGGTCTTGTACTAAGAGTGTGGAACATCTTGTATTTCTCAAGAGCCATGCTATGGTACACATTAAATCCCCCACACTTGTTCACCTTTTGATTGTCGGGGACACCCCCATCATAGTAATCCACAAAGAAAGATATTAACCCACCTTGGTTAATTTTTCCACCCCCTTGCTTGGTGCGATGTTTGATGCAAGAATCAATGAAGAGCTTAGCCCAATCCGGGCATCCAACTCCTTCCGGCAACATGGCATAAATCCAAGACCTCACGGTTCGGTTGACTTTTGTGGGTTCACCCACGGAAGTGAAAAGAGAGGTGAGAAAACGGCCTAACAAACGGATGACGGGATTGGTTATTTGAGAAACTTTGTCATCTTTGTTTGTGACTCTCGTACCCGTTAGCTCCTCCCACAAATACTCAAGTCTACCCGGGGCCACAACAATGTCGGAAGGGGGCATGGAAAAATGAAGTATTTTCCTAATGGTGTCATAGGTCTCCGTATGCCACTTCTTGTTCAAACGGAATTTCACAACTTTCTCACCACTCTCCCAAGACAATCTCCTCGGATACCGTAGAAATGAACTCATAAGCATAGGAACGGTAAGTGTCGTGCCAACCATCATCGGTCAAGTAGTACTCAAGTCCAACCTTCCTCATCATAGGCCTAGCAATTTCCATGAACCCAAGGGTCTCCAAAGTGGTGTCATCAAGAAAAGTGGTGGTAATAAGGGGATGGCGTCTAGGCTCTACTAGCCGGTCATGAATTTTTTTGTGTTTGGCGGTCATGTTTTCCCATCCCATGTATACCTCCTCACACTCATCCTCACTACCCTCTTCAATTTCTTCCTCCGGCTCCTCCACCACTCGTCTCTTACCTTTCCTAGAAGTAGGTTCTCTTGTTCTTGTCATTGTTCCTACAAGGAGTTTAGAGACTACAAACAACAATAATCACTCAAAATTTGTTTTGCACTCTTTGAGgcaaatcaacaaacaccttgaGTGCACTAACTTAAGGAAAGTGTAAATGGTGTTTTGATGATTCCTCTAACCTTACCCAGAAAAATTTTACTACCAACAAGACAAGTAACAACAAATAAACAACAATAATCCAAATAATTAACTAAACTAAGCTAATTTTCGAATTAATAACCAAATAAGCATTGAAAGTTTGGTTTGGTGGTTATACCTCCCCGAATTCCACAAATTATTGCTTGTTGTTGTTAATTGATGCTAGGAAACCCCTTCTTGGCCCTTAAATTTTCCTCTTGAAGCTTCAATTGGTACCCGGATTTTCTAGGGTTCTTGAACACAATTGGGGGAATTCTGAAATTTGAGTGATTTTGAAGAGATTAATGGGTGTTAAAGATGGAAAGGAAGAGATATGGGTAAAAATGAGTGAATTTGTTGGAAGTTTGAGTGATTTAGGAGGGATTTGGTGAGATTTTGAGGGGTAAGGTTGTTTTTTGCTCTTGCTTTGGTCGACACAAATGAAGGGAACAAGAGATGAGTCGGGTTTTTTTCTTGAGCTTTAGAAACAAAACAGTCAAAACCGCAGGCTGCGGTGGGGGCCGCAGGCTCCGGTGAGAGCCGCAGGCTCCGGTGAGGGCCGCAGGCTGCGGTGAGGGCCTGTTCcgaatttttttgtgttttgtttcctTGGCTTTTTGATCAAATTTGAGTGTGTTTCCTTGGATGCTTGAACCGACTATGCCTTTGCTTCATTATTTCCCCATCCGTGTTCCATGATTCTCTTCAAAAATTACTTCCAAAATCCTTCATTACTTAAAAAGAATGTTAGTAACTTCATTGAATGTTTAATGCATTTTATTGACAATAATATAAATGACGGAATTGAAAATGACAAGAATTTAAATTCTATCTATGGAAAGCGGTAAATTCTACACTAAAGAAAGGATATGTACAAAGGTTGTCGTatgtttaacgtcgatggcttGACTTAGTGTTCCTCTTGATCATGTTTGGTAATTGGGGTCTTCCAAATCGACTTCTTCCACCAAATGTGGATCCATGCCTTCATGATATTCTTTAAGTCGTTGTCCATTCACTTTGATCATCTTTCCCGTGCTTGGGTTCTCGACTTCGACCGCCCCATGATGGTGGACTTTTCTTACAATGAACGGCCCAAACCACTTTGATCTTAGCTTCTCAGAAAACAACTTTAGCCTattttggaagacaagaactttggTTCCTTCCTTGAAAACCCGCCGACTTATCATTCGATCATGCCATATTCTAGCTTTCTCCTTGTATATGGCGGCATTATCATAAgagtcaagacggatttcttcaatttcttgaagttGAAGCTTCCGATGGAGGCCCGCATCGTCTATGTTTTGGTTGAAAGATTTGATGGCCCAATAGGCTTTATGCTCCACTTCCAAAGGAAGGTGACATGCCTTTCCATAAATGAGTCGGTACGGGGACATACCAATTGGTGTCTTGTAAGCGGTGCGGtacgcccaaagagcgtcatttaGCCTTTGACTCCAATCCTTCCTATCGGGGTTCACTGTTTTTTGTAAGATACTTTTGATCTCCCGATTGGATACCTCCGCTTGCCCATTTGTTTGTGGGTGGTAAGCGGTGGAGACTTTGTGCACGACCCCGTATTTCTTTAACAACCCTTCCATTATCCGATTGCAAAAGTGAGTGCCCCGATCACTTATCAACGCCCTTGGATAGCCAAACCTCGAGAAAATATGGCTTTGCATGAAACTTGAGACCGTTCTTGCATCATCATTCCTAGTTGGTATGGCCTCAACCCACTTTCAAACATAGTCTACCGCCAAAAGAATATAGAGATAGCCATCCGATTTGGGGaatggtcccatgaagtctatcCCCCACACATCAAAGACCTCCAAGTATAGCATGGGTTGTTGAGGCATTTCGTTCCTCCTTGATATGTTTCCAACCCGTTGGCACTTGTCACAAGTCTTTGTGAAGATGTGAGCATCTTTAAAGATGTTTGGCCAATAGAACCCGCTTTCAATAATTTTCCGGGCCGTCCTTTGGGGTCCAAAGTGGCCTCCACAAGCATATTCATGGCAATGTCTAAGGATGGGTGGTATCTCTACATCCGGCACACATCTTCAGATGACTTGGTCTTGACACATTTTCCATAGATAAGGGTCATCCCATATGTAGAATCGGGAATCGGCCTTGATcttgttcctttgacttgatgatAAAGAAGTTTGAAACTTCTTAGTCACCATGTAGTTTACCAAGTTGGCATACCATGGCTCCGTCATCCTTAAACTATAAAGAGATTCATGAGGCAAACTCCCATCAACTACCCCCATTCGTTGCATTTGTTGATCATTAAGTTGTAGTCGACTTAggtggtcggccaccacatttgccactccatttttctctcttatctctATGTCAAACTCACTAAGTAAGAGAACCCACCTCATTAATCTTGGTTTGGTGTCTTTCTTGCTCACAAGTTGAGTGATGGACTTGTGATGGGTATAGACAATAACCTTGACTCATAGTAAGTAAGATCGGAACTTCTCTAGAGCATATAccaccgccaagaattccttctcGGTTGTAGTGTAGTTCCTTTGGGCATCGCTTAGAAGGGAAGAGGCATATTGAATGACATATGAAGCTTTGTCATCCTTTTGTCCCAATACGGCTCCAATGGCAAAATCGCTTGCATCGGTCATGATCTCAAAAGGCCGATCCCACTTGGGTGCTTGAATGATTGGGGCCGAAATAAGTCTCTCTttcaacaagtcaaa
It includes:
- the LOC141589645 gene encoding uncharacterized protein LOC141589645; its protein translation is MEGLLKKYGVVHKVSTAYHPQTNGQAEVSNREIKSILQKTVNPDRKDWSQRLNDALWAYRTAYKTPIGMSPYRLIYGKACHLPLEVEHKAYWAIKSFNQNIDDAGLHRKLQLQEIEEIRLDSYDNAAIYKEKARIWHDRMISRRVFKEGTKVLVFQNRLKLFSEKLRSKWFGPFIVRKVHHHGAVEVENPSTGKMIKVNGQRLKEYHEGMDPHLVEEVDLEDPNYQT